Sequence from the Gaiellales bacterium genome:
ACCTGAAGCCGCTCGAGCAGCTGGCGGACCGCCGCCGGGTCGTCTTCTACGACCAGCTCGGCTGCGGCAACTCCGACATCCCCGACGACCGGTCGCTGTGGACGGTCGAGCGGTTCATGGACGAGCTCGACGCCGTCCGTGACGCGCTCGGGCTCGACCGGGTGCACCTGTTCGGCAGCTCGTGGGGCGGCATGCTCGCGATGCAGTACGTCCTCGACCGGGGCCGGCCGCCTGTCAGCCTGATCACGGCCGGGAGCCCGGCGAGCTCGAAGCGCTGGAACGAGATCTGCCAGTCGTGGCTCGACGAGATGCCGGCCGCCGAGCGCGAGGAGATCGAGCGGCTCGAGGCGGCCGACATGATGCTCTCGCCCGAGTACGAGGAGGCGATGCAGCCGTTCTACCGCCGCCACGTCTGCCGGCTCGACCCGTGGCCCGACTACGTCGTGCGCTCGTTCGACCGCATGGCCCTGCCGATCTACCACTACATGGCCGGGCCGAGCGAGTT
This genomic interval carries:
- a CDS encoding proline iminopeptidase-family hydrolase, yielding MRVDEGRVPVPGGNVWYRSVGEGGVPLLALHGGPGAPSDYLKPLEQLADRRRVVFYDQLGCGNSDIPDDRSLWTVERFMDELDAVRDALGLDRVHLFGSSWGGMLAMQYVLDRGRPPVSLITAGSPASSKRWNEICQSWLDEMPAAEREEIERLEAADMMLSPEYEEAMQPFYRRHVCRLDPWPDYVVRSFDRMALPIYHYMAGPSEFRIIGTLRDWDIMGRLGEIRVPALITCGEFDECRPVHTREVAEGIPGSRLEVIPDASHLCFAERPDLWMPIANEFMAAAETGV